The Solenopsis invicta isolate M01_SB chromosome 3, UNIL_Sinv_3.0, whole genome shotgun sequence region TTCGCGCGAGTGGCCAGCGCGACGGAGGAGTGCTCTCATTTCGGAGGAGACACAGGCGTCCCACTCGATAATCTGCGACCTCCCTCCGCCACTTCGGTCGATGGACGAGGGAGTGAAGATACTCACGGGACCATCGGTCCCAGAAATGGTCACGCATTTGTTGCAGAAGCTGCCAGCGAGTCAAGCGGTTCGCCGGCAACTCCCGCATTGAAGGCTCAGGCACGGCCGTAAGAGGGGATCCCACCAAGAAATGACCCGGCGTGAGGGCGGCGAGGTCATCAGGATCGTCGGACAAGGCCTGGAGCGGTCGCGAATTCAGACAGGCTTCCACCTGGGCGAGGAGGGTGCTCATTTCCTCGAACGTTAGGGTCGCGTCACCCAACACTCGCCGCAGGTGATGCTTCAAGGACTTTACGGCGGCCTCCCAAATTCCGCCAAAATGAGGCGCCGACGGAGGATTGAACTGCCACCGAATACGATCGCTGGCAAGCTGTCCGACGATCCGATGCAACTCAGGGCTACCAGGGGCGAAGAAACTCCGCAACTGCGCGTCGGCGCCGACGAAGTTGGTTCCGCAATCGCTCCGGAGGGTTAGACAGAGACCACGGCGCGAAACGAACCGACGCAAGGCCGCCAGAAAAGCGTCGGCATTGTAGTCGGACACCGCTTCCAGGTGCACGGCACGGGTAGACAGGCAGACGAAGACCGCGATGAATCCTTTGTAGGCCCGCTGGCCTCGTCCTTTGGTTGTTCGCAGCTGAATTGGGCCGGCGTAGTCAACGCCGGTGTCGAGGAAGGGCCTCCCCGCTGTTACTCTCTCCCGTGGAAGGCTGCCCATTAGCTGCTGGGGAGTGGTCGCCCGCCATCGAGTGCAAACCACGCAACGGTGCAGCCACTTCTTCACCACCGCGCGTCCACGAGAAACCCAGTATCGTTGACGAACCATCCCCAGGGTCATCTGAACGCCGCCGTGCAACGTGCGTCGGTGGCAGTCCTCCACCACCAGCCGGGCAAAATGAGAGTCCCCAGGCAGCAGCGCCGGATGTCGCTCGTCATAAGCGAGAAGCGCGTGCTTAAGGCGACCTCCCACGCGCAGTAGACCCTGGTGACCTAAAAGGGGGGTAAATCGGGCAAGAGGGCTGGACGTCGGCAGAGGCTGACCCCGCCGCACGACTCCCAGCTCCAACCGGTAGTGGTCAGCCTGGACTTGTCGAATCCAAGCTAACCTCGTCTCCTCCAGCTCGTCCGTCAGTAGCTTGCCTCCATATCGACCCCGGCCGTCCTCTATGGCCGCGGGCGTAGCAGTCGGTCTAAGACGAAGCCAGCGTCGGCACCACGATGTCACTCTCAGCAGACGATTGAGGCTCGAGAAGCGCAAGAGCTCAGCAGGCTCCTTCACGCTGACGGGCGTGGTCCTGGCCGCTCGCGCGTGAACTCTCTCCTCCggccagccgtcacggggagacCCTCGGTCAGCCTCAGGCCAGGACGTCGACTCCGCCCGGAGCCAACGCGGACCCCGCCACCAGAGCTGGTGTGGCACCAGCTCTCCCGGCGCAAGTCCGCGGGAAGCGCAGTCAGCTGGATTATCCGGGCCAGGCACGTGATGCCACTGAGCGTCAGAGACCCTGGTCTGAATTTCGGCAACGCGGTTTGCCACAAAGGTCTTCCACCGTGTCGGGTGGCCGCGTATCCAGCCCAGGGCGACCGTTGAGTCCGACCACAGGTGCATCGCCGTCCGATCAAGACCGAGAGTGGCGCGAACGTGTGACGCCAGTCTCGCCAGGAGGGTAGCGGTGCACAACTCCAGCCTAGGTAGCGTCACAGGTTTTATGGGCGCGACCTTAGTCCTGGCCGCAACGAGGCAGGTTCTCCAGGACGCACCGGAGCTAGTCCGCAAGTAGATGACAGCGGCGTAGGCTCGCTCCGAGGCGTCGGCAAACCCATGGAGCTCCGCGTCGCCGATCGACAAACCCGCATCCAATCGTCGCGGAACCCGCACACTCCGTAGAAGGGGGAGTCCCGCCCCGTACTCGCGCCACATTTGTCTATTGGTCTCGTCGAGAGGGTCGTCCCAGCCAAGACTCATCAGCCAAGTCGACTGGAAGGCAATCTTAGCCCGTACCACAACCGGCGCCAGCCAACCTAAAGGATCAAACAGCCGGGCTGTCAAGGACAGCACCGACCTCTTAGTCACGTCGGTCAAAGAGATCGCCGGAATGGCAAATGAAAATTCGTCAGAGACGGGATGCCACTGCAAGCCCAAGGTCCCGTGCGTCTCGGGCGGTCCCCAATCCCGCAGCGCCTGCTGCATGCGGTGCTCCGCCGGAACGTCCCGCAAGATTCGCGACTCGTTAGCTGACCACTTGCGCAGGGGGAAGCCGCCCGCCATGCACATGTCGGTCAGCTGTTGTCGCAACTCCAGCGCCTCCTCCAGGCTTGAGGCGCCTGTCAGAACGTCGTCCATATAAACGTCCCGGCGTAGAGCACGAGCGGCTAAAGGATAGGTGTCCGCTTCATCGTCGGCCAGCTGGCGGAGAGTGCGCATAGCCAGGAACGGTGCACAGGCTAAACCGTATGTCACGGTGTTAAGGCGGAACTCCGCCACCTCATCCCGGATGCTATACCGCCAAAGGACGCGCTGGAGGTCCCGGTCCTCAGGGTGGACCAGAATTTGGCGATACATCTTCTCTACGTCCGTGGCCAGGACATAGCGATGCAATCGCCAGCGCAGTAAGACGTCAGCAAGTGGAGGCAACAGATTTGGGCCCACCAGGAGGCTCCGATTCAGCGACTCTCCGGAGGAAACCGTCGTAGAGCCATTAAACACCACGCGCAGCTTAGTGGTCGAGCTGGCCTCACGCAGTACACCATGATGAGGTAAATAGCTCACTCGGGTTCCCGTCGCGGCGTCCGAGCGAACCATATGTCCGAGTTCCTCGTACGTCCGCATGAAGTCGAGGTACAGCTCGCGCAGTCGGTCATCGCGAGTGAACCTCTTCTCCATCCCTGTAAGGGCGCGCAAGGCAGCGCGCCTGGTAGCCGCCAATTCAGGCAGCGGATTGACCACCGGGAGACGAACGACGTAGCGGCCGTCGTCCTGTCGGCGGTGTGAATGACTGAACAAGTCCTCACACTCCTGTTCAGACGAAGTAAAAGGCGCCGGTCCCACCGAGA contains the following coding sequences:
- the LOC120357410 gene encoding uncharacterized protein LOC120357410, with protein sequence MSHPVEDLVQAQHDLFGLLSRSYENMKKAGEANITLGLLEARLQTLEGYWSKFVTRHEQLLMEYGDVLEEHEYVTEDLMLKADISYHTQKGKYLDDVRAIIGPVNSAVASPAAAVAAAAPAVAVAAPVATKLPRISIPQFSGRYEDWPAFRDLFTSLVVRNPSATSVEKLHYLKTSLKGEAEQVTRQLPTTEANFERTWRALVDHYENRRLLVRSYISRLLSLTKMKGESAAELRKIYHCVQTTLGSLEGIGRPLARSDDLCVQLITELLDTVSRREWETQLSRTTEPPSLDELLVFVSQRMRTLESLAPAKNEASPSKACSSSARSRAALQVRKQESQRGRCFLCNSEHYVRQCEKYLGKSVAERRQYVEASGLCLNCLGRHKLAECPSQKTCLSCSERHHSTLHDAFVAVAAVTVHATTPRPAAAVATLMMTARVRVADRHGVDHFTRALIDPGAESSLVTESLTQRLRLPRSRASVAVFGVGGVQTVVARGQIDLRVSHRREGSPIVVSALIFPRLPLYESDMRVNVSGWSHLAGLTLADPDFLRADPVDLLLSANVYATILRTGLRRGGPGQPAAQRTSLGWLLVGPVSAAETPSRALALHCRVEDDLISLVRGFWQQEELSVGPAPFTSSEQECEDLFSHSHRRQDDGRYVVRLPVVNPLPELAATRRAALRALTGMEKRFTRDDRLRELYLDFMRTYEELGHMVRSDAATGTRVSYLPHHGVLREASSTTKLRVVFNGSTTVSSGESLNRSLLVGPNLLPPLADVLLRWRLHRYVLATDVEKMYRQILVHPEDRDLQRVLWRYSIRDEVAEFRLNTVTYGLACAPFLAMRTLRQLADDEADTYPLAARALRRDVYMDDVLTGASSLEEALELRQQLTDMCMAGGFPLRKWSANESRILRDVPAEHRMQQALRDWGPPETHGTLGLQWHPVSDEFSFAIPAISLTDVTKRSVLSLTARLFDPLGWLAPVVVRAKIAFQSTWLMSLGWDDPLDETNRQMWREYGAGLPLLRSVRVPRRLDAGLSIGDAELHGFADASERAYAAVIYLRTSSGASWRTCLVAARTKVAPIKPVTLPRLELCTATLLARLASHVRATLGLDRTAMHLWSDSTVALGWIRGHPTRWKTFVANRVAEIQTRVSDAQWHHVPGPDNPADCASRGLAPGELVPHQLWWRGPRWLRAESTSWPEADRGSPRDGWPEERVHARAARTTPVSVKEPAELLRFSSLNRLLRVTSWCRRWLRLRPTATPAAIEDGRGRYGGKLLTDELEETRLAWIRQVQADHYRLELGVVRRGQPLPTSSPLARFTPLLGHQGLLRVGGRLKHALLAYDERHPALLPGDSHFARLVVEDCHRRTLHGGVQMTLGMVRQRYWVSRGRAVVKKWLHRCVVCTRWRATTPQQLMGSLPRERVTAGRPFLDTGVDYAGPIQLRTTKGRGQRAYKGFIAVFVCLSTRAVHLEAVSDYNADAFLAALRRFVSRRGLCLTLRSDCGTNFVGADAQLRSFFAPGSPELHRIVGQLASDRIRWQFNPPSAPHFGGIWEAAVKSLKHHLRRVLGDATLTFEEMSTLLAQVEACLNSRPLQALSDDPDDLAALTPGHFLVGSPLTAVPEPSMRELPANRLTRWQLLQQMRDHFWDRWSREYLHSLVHRPKWRREVADYRVGRLCLLRNESTPPSRWPLARIVRVHVGEDGQIRVVTVRTAASEFTRPVVKLILLPVGEGDQNQESLD